The genomic region acggtgacctcctcttcaacattgacgaccacctgctccttttggactacggggattgaagattgagctggagttgacgccgttgccgccgtagacgttgtttttggtctccgcCGCGGCATgttaccgccaatctccgcttgagccgccgccacatccattgccttcatcgcctgctccataagttcgtgaggggccggtctgcgatcacgtggcgcggccttaggatgcagctcaacaactctcccgtcctggtcaagtcccaacctcttgaggacggagacagacagatcccggccaaatcgatctgcaaaagaaacaaagcaggagttaagcaaaagaaataaaccaaggctcaaatacagaagcataaaaagcaaaggtgggcctcataccgaccccactcaccctggccgagggccggtatgaggccgacgtggcaaagcagctcgtcttgaagaacgatctgcgtcgggggcatccatcccttcggcgtgccatccttctaagcctcaaacagcctcattgcccgcgtttcgtcctcattaagatagaccctcttggcgtccatcttaagcttactacGGGAGACATATttatcatgctccccctgactctcacaccgcaaattgacgcggctctgaaaggaccggggcagcggatagtcctccggaacctcgacgtatacccaccgccccttccagtccttgcaagatgtcagcttggaaacggtaacataacccgcctccgtctgcacgctgtaccaccccgtgccacctagggtagtctgccgaagatgatgaagccggcggaacaggttaaccgttggggcctcccccttatagagacaaagccacacgaagccaataatcgtcctgatggccaacggatgcagttgtgccacggcgacattcatggctttaattatggcagcaacgtgtgcattaagaggaaaccggagcccatactccaggtgtctgatgtacacgccgatacagccttcgggagggcaacagactgcctgatcacccttAGGGAcaacaattctataccccctgccgaaggagtaatgatcttcaaaaagttcaggcccggagacaGAGGCGAACTTGTTTGTCCAAACGCGATCAGGATTGATCGCGCAGGCGTCGCCGTGCCACGAGAAATGCGGCCTCTTTACATCTGattgggtcgcctcatcatcgtcatcatcaaaaccctccaaaaattgctcatcaacttcaggagaaggcgacttgggacccccaaaccctatcggggtgacaaccagtggctcctattcatcaggacgcgacggttcgccccccggcgcagaggtactgggttgagcatcagcagaagacatggtaaCAATAAATACTTAAATAAAAGTtgggaaaaatttgtttgtttaccttggaagaaagtgttacgccgagtaacgcttcgacaataagagaaagaaaactcttcgaaaaactagagagaaatttttttttttttttgaagaaatgaaGATTGTGCGGAAAAttgaggggcacactgctctatttatagagcaaagcccatgaggcggaccaatcagggcaaagcccatgaaacgtccccCAATCAATgtcaagccacgtgtcaagcatgcagccacgaaatgtcaatcgacatacagttaccaatcttcttcgacacgctccttggtatctacttgccaccggccagctgatcaaccaagcttggcagcaccggccgggggcaatcaaaagcacacggcaccctcaaccttggtctcggccagcgccattttcttttccacatttgatgtccgttacacatccatgtggaggggggatatggtacggcctgaacagaaccaagtcgaggaagaagttcaacttgcgcagaatacgctcaacactcatcgaaggtccataccacggcatagactacgctgggggcaaattgatggggcatattctgcacccgctgaccgagtcaacatattgagcaaggtcaaaaccaaaagacagcaagtcaacgtattagacagcctaaccgacgcagcctgtcggcctgtcacttgggtctcggctcggtaactagccggccgagaggcaaatccgcgtactcacatccagtcccctcggcatggagtcaaccaggccagccggcctgccatgggtccctcggccgagggtagaacagtctttccacctgctctgccacttggccactacgtgacaaaaggtgaaagtctataaatactccacttctctcattgagaaaaggatccgaaaactatcccaaaactcactaataatctggtataaactcccttatctctctacaatatatactttgccaagtaacacacaacttatctctttaagtttactgacttgagcgtcggagtgagtacgctcggtaccaagccgagccctcagtttgttcatctttacaggagagagcgaaaggaagagacaagcaacgacatcattcaacaagcttacgtggtcataatcctgctccggaattacacccggaacattaaCAAACATCAAAGTCTAATCGTTAATTTTCAGCACAACCTTAGTAAATGGAAGAACAATCTACGAAATCAAACAAAATAATCAATCAATGCTACTCAACAGGAAGATTAACACTATATGCTAACTTAATAATTTGCAGAAAAACCTCAATTAATCGACAACCAATCTATGAAATTACCAAATCAATCACATTAATCAATCGATGCATCTCAACAACAAAATTAAGTTAACTAATGCACAAAACTAGCCGAAAACTAACAATTAAATAATCAAACttcaataacaacaaaaaaagtgTGCGGAAGAAATACTATAAAATGTAGAGTATATCTAACACCAACAGATCAAATATCACAATAAAAAAAGTATTTGATGCAAATGTTGTTTTTTATTGAGTATATTATGGAGGGTTCGCAAATATGATATGTAGATGATGGTCATGTGAATGAAAATGGTAAAGAGGATGAATTGGAAGAAATTAATGGGATTCTGGTGTGCTGGGGAAGAAGAGAAAGATTAATGTTATTTTCATATAGAGTAATCGGAAATTAACGTGGTAcctcgaactttgccattttgcacgtggtacccaactttttaacttTGTGTACATAATATCCTACATGTTTAATTTTTATGCACAACATAccctttttgtcgctataaaaaaattcaatttccataactcctagaccggaattcagaataggccaattttttttcctaaaatgattatctcgtcataatctacagtttgagaaaaaaaattagttgactgacattttatagagttttttttaaagaaaatatCAAATCAATCATATGTTCGATCTTAAATTTCCAAATGACAATTTTTGTTTTACcaatttatagatctcgaaaaggtaatcaatttgaaaaaaaaaatagtcaaTTCCGATTTTTGGTCTATGATTTAAGCTCATTTAaaaattttatgaatgataaaaaagGCATATTatgcttgaaaatcaaatcttAAGGATATCATGTGcataaacttaaaaagttggataccacgtgcaaaatggcaaagtttgagaataccacgtgaattttccgtcgAGTAATTAAAATAGGTGAAGAAAGATGAGGGATAAAAGATAATAGATGTGAAAGTTGGGTATATCCGTAGTTAAAATAAAGTCGGGAGTATTTTAAGAAGTGCCCTAATAGTTTGGGGTATTATCATTAAATAATCCTATTTATTTTTAATAGTATTCCTTAAGTATGGTGACAAAGACAaagggaacattatagcgaataaGAAGAAGTATATTTGAGTGCCCTTATTTCCCATCTATATTTAAAAGTGGTCGTTTTACCATATACTCCATAATAAATAATTATAATGCAAAACATTACAGCAGATTAATCCATTAATCCATTACACATTACTTAATACGGTTTATGTTGCTTATAATCAAAAGATTTGATTTAGACACTTTCCGAAGATTGGACCGGCACGCAAATGATGACCTCTACCTAGAAGAAACCGGATTAAGAACTCTAGCAAAACCATGAAGAACACCACCACCATAACCGTTACTAGAATGAAACCCTATACACCCAAACAATCCTTGCCTATACGGCAAATACGTCTTCTTCCTCATCTCCTCCGCCTCCGCTCTCTTCGCCGCGTAATGCATCTCATGCGCTGATCTCCTCTTCGCCGCCGCCGCCGCCTTCTTTACTTGACCTTCCTTCCCTCCGCCTCCACCACCGCTCTTCTTCGCCTCAACCGCCGATTCCGCCACCGCAGCATCGCCGTTCGTCTTCTTTTCCTTCGCCGGCGAAAACGAGATATTTTGCCAGAACTTACTGTTACTCCTTCCTTCACTCTTACTCCGCAGAAAATCCTTGAGAAATAACCATCGCTTCGAGCTTCTCCCCGCCGACGAACACCTCGACGATGATGAAGATTGTTCTCCATTTTTCGTCACATTTTCTTCGATTTTCTCGCCATCCATTTCTATTTCCGACGTTTTTTCCGGTGTCGATTCGGTAAGCCAGTCGAACGGCGTCGTATTACGAAAAGGAGACATTGATCGAGTTCTCCGTCGTGATTTGCTTCGTAATCTCAAATCCCTAGGAATTCTTATTTCATCGTCTTGATTAGTATTAAGATGAGCGGAGAGCTTCATCGGACGGATCTGACCGTTGAGGAACAACTCGTCGGCGGTAGACATTGACTCACCGATTTCCGGCGAGTTAGTCGAGTCGAATCGGTAGGAGAACTCGAACTCGAACTCGAACGAGGCGGCAGACGAAGAAGCGTCGGAAGTCGCCGGAGCTATGGCGGACCTACCGGTGCCGTCGTCGATAGTGAGGCCGTAGTGCATGGGGCTGGTGGGAGCGCTGTGGAAAAAAAACGACGTCGTTTGGTTGAGAGGACTAGAAGGTGCGCTGGCATATGGAGTGGAGTAGTTGCTGTCGTCGTAGTAGTAGCCGTTGTCGTCGTCATTGTTGGTTTCGAGAGAAACGACGTCGTTTGATGGGGTGGTTGTGGTAATGGTGTTGGTGTTGGAGTTTGGAGAGTCGAGGTTAGCGTCCATGGTTTTCTGTGAAAAGTGGAAAGTGCAATGTTGAGAAGGGCAACTAAGGTTTAGTAGATAGATAGTGTTGACATTTATTAGTATGGGCAAGTGGGTGGGGAATATGTAGACGGTCTCAAGTTCTCAACATATGTTCCTCATTACGTTATATGCTTATATCCGTTTTAAGTGAAATGTATTGAGAGAATAGCAAAATAAGTTGTTCCATCTATACAAGTGAAGTGATATTTAACCTATATTATGGTTAAGATGGATATTCATTTTAAATAAGACCTATTGCAATACAATActcaaaaaagagagaaaagaatattttaagttatataaattgtgtcaTGTCGTGCTTGGGGTGTGTCCACGCAATTCCTTAACTTCAACCTTACTTCTTTATATTCCGGATGTATCCAAGCGTGTTGTATCTAGTTGGGTTGTGTTATGTCAGAGTTAGGCACGGTCTTCTTTCTCAAACTTTGCCCATTCACGTTCCACAACCCAAATCGTGTCGTGCTGTGTTGGACATTGACAACCCCTTGTCGTGTTAAAATGAGTAATGGGTCATGCTGGGATATGCCAGCCCAACGGCCTATGTGCTAACTTCCATCTCTATTACATGCAAGAGCGAAGTTTATTGTTTAGAATTTCTAAGGGTCTCATGTTCATATCTTACTAAGAGCAATCATGTGGGAAGC from Silene latifolia isolate original U9 population chromosome 3, ASM4854445v1, whole genome shotgun sequence harbors:
- the LOC141647440 gene encoding uncharacterized protein LOC141647440; translated protein: MDANLDSPNSNTNTITTTTPSNDVVSLETNNDDDNGYYYDDSNYSTPYASAPSSPLNQTTSFFFHSAPTSPMHYGLTIDDGTGRSAIAPATSDASSSAASFEFEFEFSYRFDSTNSPEIGESMSTADELFLNGQIRPMKLSAHLNTNQDDEIRIPRDLRLRSKSRRRTRSMSPFRNTTPFDWLTESTPEKTSEIEMDGEKIEENVTKNGEQSSSSSRCSSAGRSSKRWLFLKDFLRSKSEGRSNSKFWQNISFSPAKEKKTNGDAAVAESAVEAKKSGGGGGGKEGQVKKAAAAAKRRSAHEMHYAAKRAEAEEMRKKTYLPYRQGLFGCIGFHSSNGYGGGVLHGFARVLNPVSSR